The genomic interval CTTACCGTCTTTCTGTGGATCCTGCTCATGAACAGCATGGACGTGATCCCTGCCTACCTTCCGGGCATCGTCGCGCACTGGTTCGGTCTTCCGGAGTTCCGCATCACGCCCACGGTGAATCTGAACACCACCCTCGGCGTTGCCATCGCGGTGTTCCTGCTGAGTCTTTTTACCAGCCTGCGGGTCAAGGGTTTCGCGTATTTCAAGACCTACCTGACGCATCCCTTCGGGCCCTGGCTCTTCCCCTTGAATATCGTCATGACCCTTATCGAGGAGATCACCAAGCCCTTGAGTCTCGGTCTGCGACTCTTCGGCAACATGTTTGCGGGAGAACTCGTCTTCCTGCTCCTCGTACTGCTGCCTTGGTGGGGTGAGACCCTCCTGGGTGTGGTCTGGTCGGGCTTCGAGAGTCTCATCATCATACTGCAAGCCTTCATTTTTACGGTGCTTACGGTGGTGTATCTGGGCATGGCCAACATGCAGGAACACTGACGGCACAGCACGATAGCCGGATTTTCGTCAACCTTTGTCACCTCAGGAGTCATCATGGACGCGCATACCATCATCGTTGCAGCTACCGCCATCGCCGTGGGCATCATCTTTGGTGCCGCTGGGCTCGGTTCCGCCATCGGTTGGGGCTTGATCACCTCCAAGACCATCGAGGGCATCACCCGTCAGCCCGAGATGCGCCCGCAACTCATGGTCAACACCTTCATCTTTGCGGGCTTGATGGAATCTTTCCCCTTCATCATCCTCGCCTTTGGTTTCTGGTTCCTCTTCGCCAATCCCTTCCTGGGTTGAAGTCGGTCCGGCATCTGCCGGTTCTGCACATAAGAGGGAATCATGAATCCAGTAGCAATCAATGGCACCCTGATCATTCAGTTGATCACCTTCGCCATCTTGGTGGTTTTACTCTACAAGTATCTGTACGGCCCGCTGCGCAAGATCATGGACGAGCGCCGCGCGAAGATCAGCGATGGCCTCGCAGCGGCGGAGCGTGGCAAGGAAGAGCTGGCATTGGCGCAAAAGCGGGCGGAGCAGATCCTGCGGGACGCCAAGGATAAGGCTGCCGAGATCATTGCCAGTGCCGAGCGGCGGGCCGTGGAGATGCGCGAAGAGGCGCAGGTCAAGGCGCGGGAGGAGGCGGATCGCATCATCGCCGGCGCCCGGGCTGAAATCGAGGTGGAGACCAATCGTGCCCGCGAAGTGTTGCGTGGGCAGGTGGTGGAGCTCGTGGTGGACGGCACTCGCCGCATCCTCCATCGGGAAATCGACAGCAATGCCCACCGTGACATTCTGGACCGTGTGGTCGGGGAGCTCTGAGGCCCGGACCTATGGCGGATTTGATCACAATAGCGAGGCCTTACGCCGACGCAATATTCTCCGTAGCCAAGGCCAACCACCAGGAAACGGTGTGGGCGGAGGCTCTGAGCGCCCTCTCAGCCTGGCTTGCGGACCCACAGGCGCGCGCCTTTCTCCAGGATCCAGAGCGGTCCGAAGAGGACAAGGTGCAGTTCCTGTCCTCCATACCCGTGGAAGTGGACGCACAGGCCTGGCGGCGATTCATCACCCTGCTCGTGGAGAACGATCGCTGGTCTGCAGCCGCTGAAATCGCCGCACACTTCCGGGCGGCCCTGCTCGCCGATCAGCGCCGGATAGAAGTGGTTGCGCGTTCGGCGATACCGCTGACCGACGACCAGAAAACGGCGGTGCGCGCTGCGCTGCGGCGCCGTTATCCGGATCGCGAGATAGAGCTGCGGGAAGAGGTCGACGAGGATATTCTTGGCGGCCTCATCCTGCAGGCGGGCGACCTCAGCATCGACGCATCCGTTCGTGGTCAGCTGGAGCAGCTGACCCAGACCCTTCGCAATTAAGACTTGAGGAACTGGCATGCAACAACTGAATCCATCGGAAATCAGTGAACTGATCCGCGAGCGGATAGCGGGTTTCCAGGGGCGGGTGGAAACGCGCTCACAGGGAACCATCATCAGCCTGGGCGACGGTATTCTCCGTATCCACGGTCTGGAAGACGTTATGTACGGCGAGATGCTGGAATTGCCCGGCGGCAAGTATGCCCTCGCCCTCAACCTCGAGCAGGATAACGTCGGTGCGGTGGTACTCGGCGAGTTTTCGGGCCTCGAGGAAGGAGACGTCGTCAAGTGCACCGGTAAGGTGATGCAGGTTCCCATCGGCAAGGCGCTGCTCGGCCGTGTGGTGAACACCCTGGGGCAACCGGTGGACGGTAAGGGCCCCGTCGACACGCAAGAATTCGATATCCTCGAGAAGATCGCCCCGGGTGTGGTGGAACGGCAGAGCGTGGACGTTCCCATGCAGACGGGCATCAAGGCCATCGACGCCATGGTACCGGTAGGCCGCGGTCAGCGTGAGTTGATCATCGGCGACCGGCAGACGGGTAAGACCGCGGTTGCCGTGGACGCCATCATCAACCAGAAAGGTAAGGACGTCTACTGTATCTACGTGGCCGTCGGTCAGAAAGCCTCGACGGTGGCCGCGGTGGTGCGCAAGCTGGAAGAGTACGGTGCCATGGAGTACACCACCGTGGTGGCTGCCAATGCCTCGGAGTCCGCGGCCATGCAGTATTTGGCGCCGTACGCCGGCTGCACCATGGGTGAGTATTTCCGCGACCGGGGCATGGACGCCCTCATCGTCTACGACGATCTGACCAAGCAGGCCTGGGCTTACCGGCAGATCTCCCTGCTGCTGCGCCGTCCGCCGGGCCGCGAAGCCTATCCCGGTGATGTGTTCTACCTGCATTCCCGCTTGCTGGAGCGTGCTTCCCGCGTCAATGCCGACTATGTGGAGTCTTTCACCAAAGGCGCCGTGAAGGGCAAGACGGGGTCGCTGACGGCATTGCCCATCATCGAGACCCAGGCAGGTGACGTTTCGGCCTTCGTGCCCACTAATGTGATCTCCATTACCGACGGGCAGATCTACCTCGAATCCGACCTGTTCAACTCCGGTATCCGCCCTGCCATCAATGCGGGCCTATCGGTGTCGCGCGTGGGCGGTGCGGCCCAGACCAAGATCATCAAGAAGCTGGGCGGCAATATTCGCCTGGATCTTGCCCAGTATCGGGAATTGGCGGCCTTCGCTCAGTTCGCATCGGATCTCGATGAGATCACGCGCAAGCAGATCGAGCGCGGGAAGCGGGTGACGGAG from Acidithiobacillus caldus ATCC 51756 carries:
- the atpE gene encoding F0F1 ATP synthase subunit C, translated to MDAHTIIVAATAIAVGIIFGAAGLGSAIGWGLITSKTIEGITRQPEMRPQLMVNTFIFAGLMESFPFIILAFGFWFLFANPFLG
- the atpA gene encoding F0F1 ATP synthase subunit alpha, whose product is MQQLNPSEISELIRERIAGFQGRVETRSQGTIISLGDGILRIHGLEDVMYGEMLELPGGKYALALNLEQDNVGAVVLGEFSGLEEGDVVKCTGKVMQVPIGKALLGRVVNTLGQPVDGKGPVDTQEFDILEKIAPGVVERQSVDVPMQTGIKAIDAMVPVGRGQRELIIGDRQTGKTAVAVDAIINQKGKDVYCIYVAVGQKASTVAAVVRKLEEYGAMEYTTVVAANASESAAMQYLAPYAGCTMGEYFRDRGMDALIVYDDLTKQAWAYRQISLLLRRPPGREAYPGDVFYLHSRLLERASRVNADYVESFTKGAVKGKTGSLTALPIIETQAGDVSAFVPTNVISITDGQIYLESDLFNSGIRPAINAGLSVSRVGGAAQTKIIKKLGGNIRLDLAQYRELAAFAQFASDLDEITRKQIERGKRVTELLKQDQYAPMSVAEQAVSLFTASSGALDDVEVNKVRPFEKALLSYLHSSHQDLLDALEAKKELTDELKQQLDAAVKQFKSTSTY
- a CDS encoding F0F1 ATP synthase subunit B, giving the protein MNPVAINGTLIIQLITFAILVVLLYKYLYGPLRKIMDERRAKISDGLAAAERGKEELALAQKRAEQILRDAKDKAAEIIASAERRAVEMREEAQVKAREEADRIIAGARAEIEVETNRAREVLRGQVVELVVDGTRRILHREIDSNAHRDILDRVVGEL
- the atpB gene encoding F0F1 ATP synthase subunit A encodes the protein MAQGDIAQHLTNWHVGHGFWTFDLDTIFMGWALAAVLVITSMVVGRKLVSGAPTGMQAWLEGVVEFIDNLVTDSFPVRDPLIAPVALTVFLWILLMNSMDVIPAYLPGIVAHWFGLPEFRITPTVNLNTTLGVAIAVFLLSLFTSLRVKGFAYFKTYLTHPFGPWLFPLNIVMTLIEEITKPLSLGLRLFGNMFAGELVFLLLVLLPWWGETLLGVVWSGFESLIIILQAFIFTVLTVVYLGMANMQEH
- a CDS encoding F0F1 ATP synthase subunit delta, with product MADLITIARPYADAIFSVAKANHQETVWAEALSALSAWLADPQARAFLQDPERSEEDKVQFLSSIPVEVDAQAWRRFITLLVENDRWSAAAEIAAHFRAALLADQRRIEVVARSAIPLTDDQKTAVRAALRRRYPDREIELREEVDEDILGGLILQAGDLSIDASVRGQLEQLTQTLRN